TACATaaagtctattttagatttcatgacaTCCAACTATTTGTTGGAATCTAGACTCGAAATAGCCTCATCATACGTATTTGGTTCGTCGTTGTGGATGACCAGTACATCATTATGTTGAGTTAGGAGAAAATCAAATCTCTCTAGCTCATGACATACTCATGTGAACCTATGTGACTCTTGTGTGTGCTAAGGTTATTTGACTTAAAGTGAAGGAACTCTTTCATCATAATCAACCATCtgtgataacatatcatcctgTCTAATATCTGTGGTATCTTGTGGTACAAGAACCTCACCGAGTTCTACCCTCTTCTCATTGGttcttttgataataattttttcttaaggaATACATTGATGCAAGCAACAATAACTTTTTGCTTATTCGGGTGGCAAAAGTAATATCCCTTAATAACCTTTAGGTACCCCACAaaagatacattttttagaCTTAGATTCAACTTGTTCGAAGttaatttcttgatataagTTTTACAACCCCAAATCCTCGAGTAATCTAGATTAGGCTTTCGCTTAGTCCATaactcatatagagttttatccatagCTTTAGATGGGACATGGATAGATTAGAGAAACTCATCATAGAACTAACTATTTCTATCAAAGTCCTATTCCTCCATTCAAATACATAATTGTGTTGTGGTGTACCAAGAGGAGCGAGTTAAGATACTATCCCATTTTCCTTTAGGTATTCTCTAAATTTAACATTTTGGTATACATCTCCCAATGTTTTTCTATCTCGTTCTTAAATTTATCGAAACATTTATACTTGTGtttcattacaaaaatataGTTAAATCTACTAAAGTCATTAGTAAATATGATGATATAGGCTTCCCCATATCTATTATGCACTATCATAAGCCCATACACATCGCTATGTATGATCCCTAACAGTTCAGAAGTCATTTTTGGTCGTCCTACCCAATAGGCATGATTTACATATGActaaaagtcaaatgattgcaagaaataaaatgacaatttttttattctaaaactAACCCAGTAGTCACCTTAAGATAATAAACCTCTTATGGCTAATACAACAACACGTGTTCTATTTCTAACACATAAGTCAACCTCTTATTTAATAAGTAATCTACTGTGTCTCAATCCctttatatcaaaacaaatatgagaatcaCGTCCTTTGTCTACAACCTAGGATGAGCAAGGAGAATAGTTCATCTTAATAATAAACATTCCTGAAGTAGAGGCTTCAACTGccatcttcttcttgttctctagaaATGGCTTGCAATGTCTCCTCTAGTTGCCTACCTTACCAAAATAAAAGTaaacaatttttcctttccttATACCACCTATAGGCTGAGTAGTAGTATCAggttattttttcattttgggtTTGGGCTTAGCCTTGACCTTAGGTGTTTGGGCTTTAACCATAAGTATATCAGTTAAAGCTACTTTTCGTACCTTTGTTCAACTTGTCTGAGCATTTATAACAACTCTTcaaaggttttttctttttcgtttaggtaaaaattcataataaaattagctGATAATTTAGACAGAGATTTCAGCATCAGGTCAATAGCAAACTTATTGTCCATGATAGAACCCAAGCTCGCCAACCAATCAATGTAGCCAATCATTTTGACTACATGAAGGCTAACTTGGCCTCCCTCAGAGAGTTTACAATCAAATAGTGCACTTAacacctcatatcattcaaTGCTCATATGAGTGACTTATAATTCATGAAGGTATGCAAGTATGGATTACGAATCCATTTCCTcttgttgtttttgaagcttagGTGGCATGAAAGTCAATATGAGGCATTAAACTTCCATGAAGTCATTAAGATACgtattaaaagtatcattttcctTTTGGGTGGTATTGAGACCACACTCAAGGGGCAATAACCCCTCAAGGGAATACAGTCTCGTCTCTTGACATAGAATAATTCTAAGTTTTCTGTACCAATCAGAGAAGTTGTTTTCAATGAGCCTATTTTTCTTTCCAAGAATGGATTGATACATTAGctttgacatggtgattatgtgatctacaatttatagataaaagaatcagtaattttatttaattattaattttaattttaattaggattaaattaattaaaatgttccTACTATTTTCCTCAAACCAATAGTTCTCACTATATTTATACTTAGAAACTTCCTAATGGACCAAGatttaatcacattaatttTCCCCTTCGCTTTGAAGATCAAGTTCAGATTaattaaataggtaaattttaaattaacaccATAAGCCCATGATCTCAAGTCAGATGTTATCCTAACAAATCATGTgacctcaaatgtgactttCGATATCAGTAAGGTGGATATTATATATCTTCTCAcatcgacaaatgcattcctACTTAAGTCTATAATATACTTCACCTTCGTTTTGGCGAACAAgtaaagtacattagttaagtcaaacccaatATAATCAACTCCTAATTTTTCACCTTGTAGAAGTGTACCCTTCACTTTGGTAAACAATGTTCCAATGAACAAAGACTTAATTAAGAcaccaattaaatcttagacttaatatttaaattaaaggttttattaattagtctcatcagattttaaactgcatgttaggtgatatttgcaaactaaaacctacacatacattctataatgtaaaaataaaacatgtcaGTACATACCCATATCTAATGTCAAACCTCTTGAGGCAAGAGAAGTTTGACTAGTCGACCTAGATGAATCTTTATCCTTAAGTCTTCACGGTTGTACTTTCATCTACAATCTTCAATAATTGCATGACTTTGTTTCCTCGTTATAGatttctataaaaattaaaataacctaatttaaagaagaaattgGATAAAGGCAAGGCATGCAGATGCTATTTAAGAATTGTAGCccaaaactaattaaataaaataaacatccACATAGGTCTATTGGTTGTGTACTAGacaccatgcatacatatattcatatatatacacattgattaaaaatttaatttttaattactattatCCCAAATGTCAAATTCCTGTTGGTCcttgaaattttacaaaattgcAATTCAACTTCAAAGCTCAACAAAATCTCAATTCAATCCTAATTTAACAAAACAGGgctaaactaatatttttcaattttacaaGGTGTACAAGTGAACTGTCCAGTCATGCatgtagaaataaaattctaGAAGCATGTATGGTTAGAAGGCACAATAAGAAGAGATGGGGCATGGTTGAAAACCAACCAAGGTGCACAACTGGCACCCTGTAAGGTTATAACTAGACAAGGGATGTCTAGTCGTGCATCACAACATGATGTCGAGAAGTGTGCACTTAACACCCACCATGCACGGCTTGGTTCCAGCTGTGCATGGTGGTTTTTCTagacttcaaattttcaaaattttcaatgatgaaaaatccaaaaatctCCCATTTTCAAGCAAATCAATTCACCGGGGTGAAGGAATATGACGCGTAAATTGTAGTCACTCTAGCAACAACCTTGGATCATATGACAACACAATTCAATGGTGATTTCATGCAACAATATGAAATCTATAACATTCAACCTACTTTGAACTTGcctatatcaacaaaactcacacaaaatttagaaaaccatcactcaataatttaacataatttacaCCGTAAATAatactcaacaaatcatgtaaTAATACAATCGCAAATTatctttactaattttatttagttttgattaatctCAAGTACTTGCAATcgatgtaaaaaattaataaaactaactacatgtataatttttcatgaaaaatattctaaacagtggctctaataccactatAGGGTTTTTGAGGTGCTAATAACCAATAGcataatagaatttaaaaattttaaaattaaaaaaaacttgaaaaaccctaaacaagatacccattttagacataaaattcataaacatgGAAATACACTCTCAGGGTGCTTTAGAGTTATACTTGCATTGATAGCTTCTTTGAAACTTTACATGGCTTAAGACAGTACACTATCCAACCCTCGAAAAGCgacaccttggtatccatatatatacaaagcACAAATATAAAAGAAGCAAATCCAAGCAAAAAGGCTATTAGGGCTCTTGACTGGAGTCCTTATGTTTACggaaagaagagaaagtaaTATAATATGGCTAAGGTTTTTTACTTTTTGTGTATTGTTGTTGTGTTTATTTAACCACAAATGCacactttaatttatatgtgcAGGTATCCATGCACAACTGGAAGTTCAATCATGCATGACATTCCTCAATACACACATGCACAATCGACGTGCATTAAAACCCTTGCATGACTTGGACCACATATGTATGTTAATCGACAAAGTATTGTTTTCATGGTGCTAGCTGATATCATGCACGTGCATGGTTGGCACCTATTCCTAATGCACAGTTGGCATGCTTTATGCTTGGTTGTGCACTTGGTTCAAGTGTGGTCAAACTAGGTCTTTGCAACCCTAATGGGCAAACCCAATCCTTTCATAATCTTTCTCTGGTCTCTAAACAATAGGATCGTCAACAAACAATCCTCTTCTCTGTGTTCAATTTAACTTTTTTGTGCGCGTGACCCGCAAGCTCTCTATCGAGCCTAAAGTGTCCATATTCGAGTTAAATTTCGAGACAGACCAAGATTAACCTCTAGCAAGGTATCATGGCCATTTGAACAATAGAGTTCAgtaaacatctcttaagcttttacaacattacaattacatgcaattcaaaCCTTTtgttaaccaatatctctcgaggctaaGACATTGAAGTGTGACTATCCCAATGGTTCATCGATATGAACTAATATACATCAATCACCATTAAGGATTAGGTTATAACCTTATCCCACTATGACCATATATTCAAATTGTCATGGATATCATTTAGTAttttcatgtgagatatctttttttgtgcacaagagtgacgaatcctttattgatcaactataactttcatgtatctcatgatatggtcaaTCATTATCGTTATAGTTACCTTGGTTACAACCACATATTGGATAacgtcaaaccatatcaatccttaAACAAAACAATCTAGCAACCatggtgtttagaggatttattatCTAAACActggagcaaccatccatatggatatccttggGTCAGTCTAGTAAACATATCTACGAtgtgcacctatgtgttgcatCAAATTATCTACAAACAACTTCGACACGTGAGAAATGTCACCACATTTCAGTGAGTtcatttaacactatgataatctcattattaTCACATGTGCCTTTATTCAATGTAATATCGAGATTACAAACGTTTCTAGAATTGTTACTTAATAAGTGCATAAGATTCTCAAGATCAGTCGTCTAATCCCCTTGTCACAATTCTACTATTATAAGGACATGTTATTCAtacgatcatataaataaacagtatatgaattgaataacaataaattttttttattaattattaatataatattacatctACAAATATCAAATACGATTGGCTCTAGGACACTAACCCTAACATCATCGACCAAGAGTAGACCTAGGACATGAGGTCGCAAGGAACACAAGGGTAGCACAACAAATAGAGCAAAGACTCACTTGGGAAATGATCAAGGGATGAACCAAGACATGacttaaaaagaaaagggtggatattctctctttatatataattattatatttgaccaacatcaataaaacaattctaaaatattattttacttaaatatattttaaaagagattgaatttaaattagtaTTGTGTTAAACAAACATGTCATAcgttaaatatttgttttgagtgTTTCTAAAATACtcttcatttttataatatctattagaaattttttcacATTGTCaagttatgaaattaattaattaattttttcaattttttgccaaaaaataattttataagtattttttatattatttattattttaatgaaaataagactatttttattctaaaatttataaagataaatatatgattagtataataattttttaatattgaggTCAAATTATATTAgcattattatcttttatattgtctttaataataaaaaatataaaatttttatttacttgacAAATGatacacaataaataaataaaaagtaaattatctGGAAACAAACATtccttaaataaaattaaaaatttgcgGTCCGTTTTGGTTAAAGAGGATGATCAAGAATTTAATTATTCGCTATCGGTATAACTCTAACCAACCACATGTAGCAAGAGTGGGTCCTTGACGCAGCGTGGCAATACATTATTGAATCTTTAAAATAAAGTCCGCGTAACAATAACAAGTCAGCTGAAATGATAAAAGGGTTGAAGAGAAAAGAGGAACAACACTAAATCAGAAGGAAAAATGGGAATACCATTGGGGGTGACAGTGTGGATGGCGAAGACGGTGTGGAGGGCTTTGAGTGGTTGGGTTTCTTCTTGCTTGACTGTTGCTGATGAACTTGCTGCTTCTTTAAGAACCGGCGATATTGGCCCTTTCCATGTTGGTTGattcattcaaattcaattcggTTTGTCTCTCTATCCTGAtccacaaatttaatatttctatCATTTAAAAGACTTTTGCTTTAATTGCTTCCTTTGAAGTTGGTAGACCATCAAGGAAAACTATAAATTCAGACCAGAAGAGTGGAATATGAAGGGGAAAGTTCCAAATTCAACTTTTCAGTCAACGGCTGTTGTCTAGCGATATTACTTGCATAGTAGTTTGCAACATTTATA
The genomic region above belongs to Mangifera indica cultivar Alphonso chromosome 15, CATAS_Mindica_2.1, whole genome shotgun sequence and contains:
- the LOC123197619 gene encoding uncharacterized protein LOC123197619; its protein translation is MGIPLGVTVWMAKTVWRALSGWVSSCLTVADELAASLRTGDIGPFHVG